Genomic DNA from Turicibacter faecis:
TTAATATGAAAAGTTAAAATTAGACTCATCGTTATACTCCTATAAAAAATGCTGCTTTACTCGATTCCAAAATAATCCCTCTCGTCGTTTAAGGAAGGTGACGGAACGAGAAGATAAGGTGACCCGAATTTTCTGGATATTTTTATATGATTCATACAAATGATCCCGAGTAATCGTTACATCCTGAAAATTTTCCGATTGTAGAGTAACCGTCTGCTCTTCTGGAATAATTAATGGAGACCCGATCGTTCTAAACACATTATTATTAATCGAGGCAATCTCAGTCATCTGAAACGCTCGTAGTGTTGGGTAAACGAGTGCCCCACCTAATGATTTATTATAGGCCGTGCTTCCGGTTGGCGTCGAGAGACAAACGCCTGTTCCACGAAAAGACTCAAAAAACAAGTCATCAATCGTCACGTTTAAATGTTGCGTTCGAGAAGCATTTAAAAGCGTCATCTCATTAAAAGCATATAATTGATGACAAACTTCATGATTCGTTCGTTCACACTCACATAACACGATTGACAAGAGCGGATATTGACAAACACTCTGATGATCCTCTTGTAAAAAGTCAACCAATTCATCTAACTCACCCGGTAACCAATCCGTATAGTATCCTAAATGTCCCGTATGAATACCAATAAACTTAATCTGCTCAATTTGATTCATATAATAATGAACGGCATGCAATACCGTTCCATCGCCACCAATCGTTAAAACAATATCTGGATTTCCATGATCTATTTGAATGTTCCTCTCCAATAACTTTTCAATGAGCTGTTGTTTAACTTGCTCTGAAACTTCACGATCATTCGCGTAGATTGCTACTTTCATATTAATCTCCCTTATGTTTCTTAATGAGGTAATCTTCATTTAAAGTGACCAAATTTGTGGCTGGTTCAATCACTCGATATTCATCGGACTGTCGTTTTTCAAATGTTTTTTGTGCTTCCGCTATTTCATCTCGAATTTCTGACATTTGTCCATCTAACCATGCGGCAGCTTCAGCTGCTTGTTTTAGTCGATCTTTAATCCCTTTAGGAATTTGACCCTCATATTTATAATTTAAAGAGTGTTCAATACTTGCCCAAAAATTCATCGCAAGCGTCCTAATTTGAAACTCAACCATGACCTTTTTCATCCCATCAATCGTTTCTAAATGATAGTAGGCATGAATATGGTACGAGCGATATCCACTTTCCCGTTGCATCGAAATATAGTCGCGTGTTTCAACAATTTCTAAATCTTGACGCTTTTTAAGTAACTCCACCACCATATAAATATCTTCAACAAATTGACAATTAATTCGAATCCCAGCGATATCATATACACGACCAATTTCATGAATCGTAAGCCCCATTCGATCTAATTTATCTAAAATACTCGCAATCGTTTTAATACGGCCATCAACAAATTCAATAGGCGAATGAAGCCCCTTCGTTTTATATTGCTGGCGAATTCCCCTTAAATTGATTTTCAACTCCTGCAAGGCTAATTCATACGGCTCAAAAAAACTTAACCAATCCATTAAATTCACCTCTACTTTTGACGTTAATTTCGTTTTCATTATGTCTCACTTTATTTTTAAAATATATTAAACACTCATTGATTATATCATGTCTTTGAGTCATAATTAAATAGAGGTGAGATGCTTTATGGCGACAAATCTAGAAATTGAATTTAAAAATATGCTAACGGAAACGGAATATGACCGATTAATTCAAACGTTCAATATCCAAGAAGAGCAAATTTGGTTACAAAAAAATGTCTATTTCGATACAAAGTCCCACGATCTTAAACAAAAAGGAGCAGCCCTTAGAATTCGTGTCAAAAACAATACTTATGAGCTGACATTAAAAACAAAGCAAGACGTAGGTCTTCTCGAAACCAATCAAATCATTTCCAAATCTGAGTACAAGGCATTCAAATATGACCATGTCTTAGTCAAAGGGCCTGTTTTAGATAGTCTACTCACACTAGGCATTGATGTGGACCACCTACAAGTTATCACAGATCTTGCAACTAAACGCGCAGAAATTCCTTATCACAATGGAACCCTTGTCCTCGATAAAAGTTTTTACGGTGAAATCATTGACTTTGAAGTCGAATATGAAGTCTCAAACTTTGAAGAAGGACAAAAACAATTTGAAACATTTTTAGAAGAGTATCACATTGAACGTCGTCCCGCTCAAAATAAAATCAAACGGGCGATGGAGGCCATGAAATAAACCGTGAACTGAGCTTAAACAAGCTAGTTTTTTTCTATCCGCCCTCGAAATGGGTAACCTCAAGACCCTACCGAGTCAATTATATATCTAACTATAAAACTAGCTTAAACAAGCTAGTTTTTTTCTATCAACTTTCTAACTTTAAATCCTATATTCTGTAAGGATTTAATCACGCATCCAACTAGAAAACTCATTTAAGAAAAGTCTTTTATTTGTTTCCAGCGCTCCCCTAACTGAGCATCCTCAATTAAATAAGGATCTAATTGTGCGTATAGACGTGGCCGTTTAACATATTCAAAATACCCAAATTGAGACTTAAGCATTCCAAAGTGAACTAATAGGTCTAAATAACATTTAAGTCCAACAAGACAATGAGGGCCCTCCTTCAGTCGATAAAGTCCTTTTAATTTTTTTTGAATGTCAGATAAAGTAAAAACATCTTGCTCCTTATACTCACTCATGATGCATAAAACAACATAGGCCTGCCAAATAAATAATGGTTTTGTATAAACGGCACCCTCAATGGGCCACCCAATCACCGAAGGTAATAAAGATAGATTAATTAAAAATGGAGCACACAACCTTAAAAGGGCATACTCTTTTCGTTGATAAGCGGCAAACTTATGACAGCGGAAATCTTTTTTAAGGGCTAACCAATCCTCTAACCGGCGATTAACACGTAACTGATCATCTTCTACCACCTGTTGAATCGTTAATTGATCTAATGAAAAAGTCT
This window encodes:
- a CDS encoding GTP pyrophosphokinase, producing MKTKLTSKVEVNLMDWLSFFEPYELALQELKINLRGIRQQYKTKGLHSPIEFVDGRIKTIASILDKLDRMGLTIHEIGRVYDIAGIRINCQFVEDIYMVVELLKKRQDLEIVETRDYISMQRESGYRSYHIHAYYHLETIDGMKKVMVEFQIRTLAMNFWASIEHSLNYKYEGQIPKGIKDRLKQAAEAAAWLDGQMSEIRDEIAEAQKTFEKRQSDEYRVIEPATNLVTLNEDYLIKKHKGD
- a CDS encoding NAD kinase, which produces MKVAIYANDREVSEQVKQQLIEKLLERNIQIDHGNPDIVLTIGGDGTVLHAVHYYMNQIEQIKFIGIHTGHLGYYTDWLPGELDELVDFLQEDHQSVCQYPLLSIVLCECERTNHEVCHQLYAFNEMTLLNASRTQHLNVTIDDLFFESFRGTGVCLSTPTGSTAYNKSLGGALVYPTLRAFQMTEIASINNNVFRTIGSPLIIPEEQTVTLQSENFQDVTITRDHLYESYKNIQKIRVTLSSRSVTFLKRREGLFWNRVKQHFL
- a CDS encoding CYTH domain-containing protein, whose amino-acid sequence is MATNLEIEFKNMLTETEYDRLIQTFNIQEEQIWLQKNVYFDTKSHDLKQKGAALRIRVKNNTYELTLKTKQDVGLLETNQIISKSEYKAFKYDHVLVKGPVLDSLLTLGIDVDHLQVITDLATKRAEIPYHNGTLVLDKSFYGEIIDFEVEYEVSNFEEGQKQFETFLEEYHIERRPAQNKIKRAMEAMK